The Haliotis asinina isolate JCU_RB_2024 chromosome 3, JCU_Hal_asi_v2, whole genome shotgun sequence genome segment AGAAAGACTCGGTCTGCCAGCACATGTGTATACAGCCTAGAATCCTTAAGGTCGCAGAATGGTAAAGCAAAAGCACCCGCTGATTTTTGTGTTGTCCCAACAGAGTTTTAAACACGTTTCCATGTGGCTTGGAATATGCAGCCCTTCGTCTGGAACGCTGACAGTCCTGGCCCTTTTCTCCAATTAACTGTGGACGAGTTATGGTCAGTGTTGCTCTGTCTGGGGGCAGTGAAGACGTCTACGTGCATAGACTGGTGTGTATCTAGCAATGGGGGATATACAAGAGGAAAATCCACATCTAGTAGAAAGGTACATGACAAATCGGTGTACCGTGTCTACTAATCCTTTGCAAACACATTAGGCATCTGGGAAGGGGGGGGGATTACACCGGCAGAAATTCAGCACGTTGACACGTTGATTGATAGCAGAATCGACAAGTTAATAGAAGGGATGAGTAACATTGTCTCAATGTAGCCCAGTTAACTTTAGTAACGAGAACGAAATAGGATATTAATTAAAAATCATTCACACAAAGAATACAGTCTGGCTCTTAAGTTTGTTGAAATGAGTGCACTCGTTTCCGTGATGTACAGAAGAAATAGCATAATTACTCCACACTCCATGTCGTGCAGCTGTCTACATACATTAAACTATTCCACACAGCATCGATCATCCACACCGACAGCTTGTCAAGGAAGTGGAAACGGGAACGTTCTTTGTGTCGGGCTCgttataatgaaaatattttacggATATGTATATGCAAGTTTGTCTTGCTTGAGAACAAGAGCTAGCTGTCGCCTCCATAATGTGCGTTCAAAATGTAATGGAGTGGGGTTTTTTCTCAAAAAACGCTCGGTGTTAAGATTTACTGTGACGGTGATGACAAGTACAAACAGACTGTTGGGTAATGGTTTCTTACAATTATGGTAAGTGTGATCTTACTCTGATGTAGCAGACACGAACCAGATGTACGTCGTCAATGACAGCAACACAaaagttgtatgttttgttttatttaagaGAGTataaaaatcaaagcaaaaatataatcatggATGCATTAGCCAACAACGATGGTTGCTATCAAAATGACAAGACACTGGGTATGCATATAAATTTACTTTAAACATGAGCAACTATAGACAATACATATTAGACTGAAAAACACAGTTAGATATACCAGGTATTCACTATTTCAAATCAGTATTCAGACTTGTATAGCTTCAGACAACACATTCAGTAGACACACAGACTCTCACTCTCTACGGCGGATTGCTTTATGACCGTTTTGTGATGTTTTATGtaatgaaaatgtttgaaatgttttgctTTTCAAGTAACTAATTTACAAACACGAACTTAAACATATCCTTGCTCGTATTCAAAGAGTTAATAATCAATAATATATAAGATAATTCATTTTGTAATGGGATGCTTTACTATTTATTGCACCAACTAAAAATTTGCTCGTATTCAAAGAGTTAATAATCAATAATATATAAGATAATTCATTTTGTAATAAGATGCTTTACTATTTATTGCACCAACGACACATTAAATATCATAGAAATAACATTTGCTTAATTCAGATGGCTTCCCCATAATGTCTCTTATGGTCTATTAAATGGCATGGGCGTGTTAGAATGACACAGTGCATAATTCTATCACAATATGCTTGTCAGTTATTTGGAAACCTCCAACATTCAGTATATATGATGGCGTTTGATTACGTACAGAGAGATACTCCCTAAATCACAAGTACCTTACATCCACAATGTACCAGCACAGTGACTGGTGCGTACAGTGATGTGTCCAATGTACTAGCACTGCCAAGGTAGGAAGGTTCCAAGTTCTGCAAGCGGAGTAGGGTTCTTCATCCAGTCCAGAACTTGTTCAATGGAAACAATATAAACATCTCTCATGGACACTAACTTCCGCATGAATCTGTCAAGACCTGCCAAGTTTGGTTTGTAGATGAAGTGGGAGAACCACTGTTGTCTCAGTGTTACACCGAAAGGTGCTCGGTTACCATCATAATGGTCCTTGAAGTTCCGCCACAAGAAGTTGAAGGTGTCGTCTGCTGTTGGTGGGTTGAACATGCAGCCGTCAGCGTATGTGCAGAAATAGCTTTGTGTGTAGTCCAGAAGAGGCACAATAGGGACCTCCCATAATCCAGGATAAGCCCCCACGGGGCAACCTCTGATGTCGCATCTATCCCTCCAGCGGAAGTCGAGTGTGTAAGGCCAGACAAAGTCATTTTTGGTCTGTGGAGTCGGTAGGGACAGGGTGCTGTCATACAGGAGGTTCTGAGACCTGAGGATCTTGAACTGGGCGTCTCCGAGTGGCTTCAAAGCGGGGCTTCTCCAACCCTTGAGGTTTCTGACGGGAAGTTTAGCTTGGAGATAGTTGATCTCGTTGTCTAGATCTATCTCTAACGAGTTGGAACGTCGATATGCATCCATGTCGTCCCCTCTCAGTCCAACTTCTATACCCATTCCAGCCAAACGTTTGAGGTATGTCATGTAGTTCCCACCCTTTGATACGAACATTGTCGCCGAGATGGAGCAATTGTTGGGGTTCTTTCTGCCAGAGTCAAACAGATGCACGAGATTAAGATACGAGTTTACGTTGATTGGGCCATCAAAGGTGAAGTACACCATCTGGGGTGTGTCCGCCTCTGCTAACCCACCTGGCTGGTGAGTTGTTCTGCACATACAGTCAGGTAGCCTACAGTTCCAGCCTTGAATACATGGCAATGATGACTGGGAAAGCGACTGTGATGGGGATCCAAATGTTGCAGTTGACTGCAGGGACGGCGTTTGTGCTGAGCTCCGTGCTCGTGGCGCTCCCCCGTTTTTTGCCGTTGTTGTTAGTAGTTTGCTTACAGCTGTAGGGAAGGAAATCTTGGGCGTTGATGGTTTGTGGTTAGGAGACATTACAGGAGGAACTTGTACagacactgtggaatgagaatCTGAGACAGATGTCTCAACAATCTGCGACGGATGCACCTTAGTATTTAACTTGGTGCTTTTGGTGCTTTTTGACGTGGTCGTCGTAGGGAAACGAATAAATGTAGTGGGCTTCGTCGTCGTCGCAGACGACGTAGTTTTTGgcgttgttgctgttgttgaagtagtagctgttgtggttgtggttggaGTTGTCGTACTGGATGTAGTTGATAGTGTAGTCGTGGTTGTTGAAGTCGAACTTGGTGTTGATACTGGCGTAGTTGATACTGTTGCATTATTTGACGTATGTGGTGTTCCACATCTCCATGAAGATAACGTCTGTATTTGAGATATGGGAGTAGGTTCCCTCATCCAGTCTAACATCTGCTTCACACTAACAATATAAACATTCTTCAGCGCCAGCACCTGTTGAATAAACCTGTCCATGGCATTTAGGTTGTGCTCCGACCAGAACCATGCAGCATGCATATTGAAACCAAACGGTGTTCGGGAACCTTTATAATAATCTAAAAAGTTTTGCCACAAATATTTAAAAGCTTGTTCCTCATTGTCTGGTCGGTTGAAGCAGCCATCAACATAGGGGCAAGGGTAGGCGTTCTTGTAGTCCACTAAAGAATTGACGGGTACTTCCCAGAAACCAGGGTGCCGGGATCCTGGTTTCGGGCAAGGGGTCACCATGCAGCTGAAGGGATACCCGTAGTCGAGTGTGTACGGCCACGGACGTTCCATTCCTAACTTGCTTCGTGTGTAAGTCAAAGATATGTCATACGTATACCCTAAAGACTTGAGAATGTCTGGTTGCACATCACCAGCTGTCTTCAGATTAGGGCTTCGCCATCCAACGATGTCTTCAATAGGAATGCGTCCAAGATTTGCTAGGTTCTTTCTTTGTTGATCAGCCTCGTACTCGAGTTTGTCCCCAGTGCTGATGGATGTGTGCGTGACACTGTGAACCCCAATCTCCATCCCCTTGATGTAAAACTCATGCACCAGTCGGTAGTCCGTATACTGATCCTGTACGTACAGACTCATAGTGATTGGACACCCGTTAGGGTTCTTCCTGTCGGGCGAAAACAGACGGCGGTAGTGACTAGCCATTTCTACATTCAAAGCATCATCAAACCCAAAGTACACGATTTGCGGAATCTCCTCCAAGTCCATATTTAGTCGTGTGGTACTGCAGAAGCAGCTTGGTAGTTGACAGTTAATCCCCTGAACACACTGGGACTGAACACTGCTTTGGACCATGGTGAGCACACCCAACACGACTATCAGCATCGACTTTCTCATGTTCGCTCGGCGAAGTGACAAGTGAAGGGGAAGTGTCTGCACTGTCTTGATAAAGCAGTAAATTCAGATGACGTCTTGAGATAAGTCGTCTGCCTGACTTATTTCTGGAAGTCTGCTTCAAAGGTGCGTGTCGTGTGCTCATACACTGTCACCAAGTGATTACCGTTCCTTTTATAGCCGAGGGGCGTTGTGAGGTCTGTTGGTGACGTCACGTTACGGTGTGAGTGCCAAGTGCGCACGCGCCAAtagatgtacacatacatattgtATCGTAGGTAGATGGGATTGGTGGGACCAGGATTTCTCCCCACCTGaccaacatgtacatatacGCGATCCTAACAATGTATACAATGTTGTTTAAGGAACTTCCTTCATGCACATATGTCATTTCGCCCACAGCATTACTTATGTAGTATATAAGAACTAGATAGTTACATGTTTTCTGTTGGGACGCTGGGTGGCTGATGCGTACATTCAGTATATTGAATTTCTGTGGTATAATTAGACGAGATTTACTTGAAGCACACTAGATGTATATCTCTATTGATACCCATATCATTGAGACATTAACATTTCAAACAGATGTCAAATCCTGTTAATGGAATCAagctaaaaacaaaacattaaaaatgcACAAGCTGAGAGTAGCTAGATCTTGCCGAATAAGATATAATTACATGTCCATgtggggttcgattcccacccACGCCATATCATGAGATGTTAAACTTGAGCACTGGACTCGGGCGCTTGACATTACTCAGAAATGGGTCGACTCGGAGTCAATTCTCTGTGTTTGAGTGGGGTATACATGTTTCACTGTAACGTTGTAATCTTGGTACCCTAGCTCTGACAATTGTCTAGGGGAATTGCAGTGTCGTTTGTACAGGAGAACAGTAGATAGAGAATTATTGTTTCCACGAAAATGCGGGCCACAAGCCCGTAATACAAAACATTCACAAGGAGTAACAAGATTACCTCAGCATAATAAGAACACTAAATCTCTCGACAATACTACTTTTTATCACGAAAGAGATTTAATCGTTATTGATAAAATGATAAGTTGTACCACATATTCAACGATATTCATTATATAGTTGGCCTGTCAATCGAAATTCAAACAGCCATTCAATAATCTGCCCACCCCTGACTATGATGAATAATGTTGTAATAACTGTACTCAGTTACAGAAGAGTTTCACTGTTGCTCATGCTTAGAATATTTTCCTCATTGCAAACACGTAAAAAAGTAATCACATTCCTGGAAACAGTCTTATATTTCACACTTTACTCCGAAATGAAAGTTCAGTTTGATCAAGTGTCTCCAGGATAGAGTCGTGTTTGCCATCTGTTTCCGAGGGTGGTGCATGGAACATGCCAAACAGTACAGGAGAAAGCCTAGCAACGCCACAACATAAAAGGTATGGTACGCTGTGACTGAAACCTacagttttatttcaaactgtaaactTGACGTAGTGTGAAAAGATGGGATATACAACAACAAGGGAAAGTGTATAACTCGGTGTTTACTTAAAATGAGAATATCTAACAATAAAACATATAATTGGAGTTAAACACTTTAAAAGTGTTCCCTTGAAAAAGTGTTATCTCTTTTCGTGTTTTGTTTTGGCATAACAGCATTAAGACATTGCCTACATGCCCCTACAGTGACTTTAGGAATGATGTAACAAAGTGCAGAAACACACAACAGAAGTTCCACAACAGAACCAAATATTTACAGTTTAAAACACattctttcaatatatttgtgGTTGGATATTCGTCACGGAGGTGGAAGTATAGAAGTATAAACGTGGTCTCTGGTAGAAGCCATGGACGACCTTACCTTACAGCAATAGTAGTACATATTTTGCATCAAATCCTTTTGTATTATAGACAGAGAAGTTCTAAATCCAAACTGTACTCATTGTAACAACTCATGTTCAACTTCGGTAATTTCTATGCATGTGGAGCTATCAAATATAAACTAAAGCTATGAATATACACCATGAATATATGACGCATTGAATAAGGTAACATGAACTTATTGCTTTAGGATAATGTTTcgtccctgaatatatataattttgacaatgACAAATAAACCGATTTCATTTTGAACAGGAACCCCACTGAATAGGGAGATTCATGAACCTAGGAAATCTTGTTTGATTGCAAGGAGGGCTGGAcattagggaaaataatgtttttagggactgtgagagagaCTACGATTGATCTGAAGATAATGCACTTATAATATATACTTGTTATGAACACTCTGATTAACATCCATCACTGTCGATGTGCAGGGCCAGGTGATCTCCGAGTACCAGGACTAAGACAGATTAACTAACTACCTGAAATTACACTAATCATCTTTCGTAAATGCCACCAGTACTGATATATCAAAGCTAACTGAACAAAGCAAAAGCCCATGATAGCAATTATGACTGCATCGTGCAATTTATGGCTTGTACTGAGCTCACTACATTTCCCGAGCTACCGGTTTTCTTACCTCTATTATCATAACATCTTAGCGTCAGTCCTGCAGATGAATCTCTCGCCGAGAATTATTTATTAAATGTCGTTTGTGTGTAAGAGCGTAAATGTGTCTTGTTGACAGCAGACTTGTCAGCGATTTGTCACCACTATCGTATCGTACATGTTCGTCAACACACGCCTGTAGACTGTCGTGTGTGCAATGGCAGTAATGAATTAATGGCTCTGTTATACTTACATCGGATGTGTTAGCATGTAAGCTTTCCGTTATGCTTGTACTTATTAATAGTTAACATGCAAGCCTTCTGTTATACAGACATATTCGGTGAGAGTTACCATGTAAACCTACTTTTGTACAAACATTCAGGAGTGTTACCATGTCAACATTCTGCTATA includes the following:
- the LOC137278185 gene encoding uncharacterized protein translates to MRKSMLIVVLGVLTMVQSSVQSQCVQGINCQLPSCFCSTTRLNMDLEEIPQIVYFGFDDALNVEMASHYRRLFSPDRKNPNGCPITMSLYVQDQYTDYRLVHEFYIKGMEIGVHSVTHTSISTGDKLEYEADQQRKNLANLGRIPIEDIVGWRSPNLKTAGDVQPDILKSLGYTYDISLTYTRSKLGMERPWPYTLDYGYPFSCMVTPCPKPGSRHPGFWEVPVNSLVDYKNAYPCPYVDGCFNRPDNEEQAFKYLWQNFLDYYKGSRTPFGFNMHAAWFWSEHNLNAMDRFIQQVLALKNVYIVSVKQMLDWMREPTPISQIQTLSSWRCGTPHTSNNATVSTTPVSTPSSTSTTTTTLSTTSSTTTPTTTTTATTSTTATTPKTTSSATTTKPTTFIRFPTTTTSKSTKSTKLNTKVHPSQIVETSVSDSHSTVSVQVPPVMSPNHKPSTPKISFPTAVSKLLTTTAKNGGAPRARSSAQTPSLQSTATFGSPSQSLSQSSLPCIQGWNCRLPDCMCRTTHQPGGLAEADTPQMVYFTFDGPINVNSYLNLVHLFDSGRKNPNNCSISATMFVSKGGNYMTYLKRLAGMGIEVGLRGDDMDAYRRSNSLEIDLDNEINYLQAKLPVRNLKGWRSPALKPLGDAQFKILRSQNLLYDSTLSLPTPQTKNDFVWPYTLDFRWRDRCDIRGCPVGAYPGLWEVPIVPLLDYTQSYFCTYADGCMFNPPTADDTFNFLWRNFKDHYDGNRAPFGVTLRQQWFSHFIYKPNLAGLDRFMRKLVSMRDVYIVSIEQVLDWMKNPTPLAELGTFLPWQC